The stretch of DNA CCGGAGAAAACTTAATAATAACTGGATTGAGATTAAAAGAAGTAACCCTTCGGGAGGATTATATAGCACTTATGGAGAGCGCTATAAAGCAGATTGGCTGATGTTTGTGGATGACAAAGGATTTGCAACCATCAAAACTCCCCAAAACTATTACCGCAACATTTTCGTTCGTCCCGACTCGATCATCAAATGGGAAAAATATAAATACCGTATCGTTAAGCTTAAAACTGACACTATGGTGTTAGAATTTATCCCCAACAAAAATGACAATGTAAATAAACCGCATCATTTGATGTTCGTTACTGAAAAGGTTTATAAAAAGATAAATAAAACCACGTTAGAGCAACTACAAACATTAAGTAAGAAAGACACCTTATTCCTGGAGAAGTTATTAGACTCCTGCAAGAAATCGCCTGATTATTATTTTTCAGCAGAAAAAATGCCTTTTGCTAAGCCGCTTCAACCTTATATAAAAATCGATACGCTTACTTCCAATGATGGACGTTTGGAGTTTAAAATTATTGAACAAGGGGCCGAAGTTAAATACGACCATCTTTATTCGGGCAAATTCATCGTGAGAGAAAATGGCAAGATCAGCAATTTTGATGTAGGATTAATGACCTGGGGTGGAGAAGAAATTCACCCGGATACTTATAAATACATCAAGCAATTTATAGAAAATAAAATCCGGTTTGAGGCTGGAACTACTCTAGGGGTAAAACACAATTCATTTGTTTACTTCACCTTTATGAGGACAAACGAGATAAAAGGTTAAAATATTTAAAAGATTCCCGCAGGCCGCTAAGGAATATTACTATACAAAACCCTAAAGAGATTCAAAAGAAGTGAAAGCACTGTCTTGATTCCCCTCTTGAGAGGGGTTAGGGGTGTGTTCTAAAACTATAAATCGCATTAGAAAAATACACGCAAAGCCGCCAATACGCTAAGAATATGCCTTTGCGTCTTCGCGGCATTGCGAGCATTCTCCTTTAACTAAACATCACCGAACGCATGGATATTGAACCCAGATCCATACCTTCTACTGGAAACGACGTATTTTCATTTTCCTGTTTTAAACCCATAGTATAGATTAACGGAATATAATGTTCAGTAGTTGGAATTGATAGCAACGCACCTTTCCCAAGCTTCTCAAAATTAACAAGCTCTTGCAATCGGTCACCTAAAAGGTATTCTTTCACACGTTCATCAAAATCAATTGCCCAATCATAACCGCCTTTTTCATTAAAGTTTACCATTCTCAGGTTATGCACTACGTTTCCACTTCCCATAACCAACACTCCTTTTGAGCGTAAAAAAGCCAGTTCTTTTGCTAATTCAAAATGCCAACTTAGTGGTTTGGTATAATCAATGCTTAATTGATATACAGGAATATCAGCTTTAGGGAACATCTTTATTAAAACAGACCAGGTACCATGATCCAAGCCCCATTCATGGTCTAACTCAATGTTAGCCAACGTTATTTGCTGTTTGGTAAGCTGAGCAAACTCTGGACTCCCTGGAGCCGGATATTCAGTTTCAAACAATTGTCTTGGAAAACCACCGAAATCATGAATTGTGCGTGGCTTTTCCATCGCCGTCACAAATGTTCCGCGGGTAAGCCAATGAGCAGAAACCACCAAAATGGCTTTGGGTCGCTCGACAGCATCCCCTATCGTTTTCCAGGCCCTGGTATAATTGTTTTCTTCTATGGCATTCATCGGACTACCATGACCAACAAATAAAGTTGGCATGATATCTTTATTATCATCAGCTAAAAATGGTTTAGCCCACTCTTTTAAGCTTTCCATATTGATTTCATTTTTAATTTATACAAAAGTACAAAAAATAAATGTTAAAACATATAATGTTGTTGCATTACATTTTACTGCAAAGGCGCGAAGACACAAAGTACTACTGATAAGGTATTAAGTTTTGCCTATACAACTTAAAATCTTAGCGTCTTCGCGCCTTTGCGGTTATCTCTTATCTTTGTGATCTTAATCAATTAAAGATGCGTAAATTAAAGCTCGACGAACTGAATCGTGTAAGCGTTGAAGAATTCAAAGAACAGGAAAAGTTACCGATTGTAATTGTGTTAGACAATGTGAGAAGCATGAATAATATAGGCTCGATTTTCAGAACGTCTGATGCATTTGCCCTGGAAGGTATTTATTTATGTGGTATCAGCGCCCAACCTCCGCATCGTGAAATAGAAAAAACGGCTTTAGGAGCTACACAGTCGGTTGATTGGTTTTATTTTGAGTCAACTCAGGAAGCGGTAAAAGACTTGCATGAAGAAGGTTATGAGGTACTGGCTATTGAACAGGCTGAAAACAGCATGATGTTGCAAAATTTCAGGCCTGAAAAAGATAAAAAATACGCACTGATATTTGGTAATGAGGTAAATGGTGTAGATGATGAAGTGATGAAAATGGTAGATGGTTGCATCGAAATCCCTCAGTTTGGCACCAAACATTCATTTAACATTGTAGTGAGCATGGGAATTGTTGGATGGGATTTTTATAGTAAAATGAAGTTGTATTAGGGTGATAGTTAATGGTTCATAGCTCTTAGTAATTGAAATCATGTCTGAAAATATTCTTCATAGCCGGCTAAAAATCAAGGTCGGACAACGATTATTGGTTTTAAATGCTTCTGCAGATTATTTAAAACAGTTACAGCCTCTACCGGAGAACTGTATACTCGAAAACGAGATTTCAGATGGCCTCTATGACCTGGTACATTTATTTGCCAAAACAACGGCTGAACTTAACGATTTGGTTAAAGCTGTTCTTAATCAGCTAAGTAATGACACTGTTTTTTGGATTAGCTTTCCAAAGAAAAGTTCCGGTTTTCAAAGTGATCTTACCATGTACACTGGCTGGGAAGTGCTGGATCAATCGAATTACAATGGTATTTCAATGGTTTCTTTAGATGATAACTGGTCGGCTTGCAGGTTTAAACCAAGAGGAACTTCTAAGAAAACAGATCTGTGTAATGATTCGATTCAGAAGCAGGATAAATACAGTACTTATATTGATGTAGAAAATAAAGTCATCAAGCTGCTGCCGGAAGATCTTGCTAAAGAATTAAAGGGAAATACAACTGCAGAGAATTTCTTTCATACCCTGTCGTACACCAACCGGAAAGAATATTTAATGTGGATATTAACAGCAAAACAAGACAATACCCGGACAGATCGGATTCAAAAAACGCTTGCAAAGCTAATGGCACAAAAGAAAAATCCTACTGAAAAGTGATTTTAAACAAAATAGTCATCTAAGCGTCAGACTATTACAACTTTTTTATTTTTTATTAGCAGAATTAATAAAAAAACGTACTTTTGTGACGGGTAAGTCTTATACGACCAGCTCCCGTTGAACTCCCCCAGGTTCGGAAGGAAGCAAGGGTAGATGGTTGTAGCGGTGCGATATAAGGTGCTTGCCCATTTTTTATTTGATGGCAATGCCCCGAATCCCCAATCAATTTTCTTCGATTACAATTCACAAATTTTATATTTAAAATAATAAAATGAAGTTCTTCATCGATACGGCCAATCTGGCTCAAATTAAAGAAGCACAAGACTTAGGAGTGTTAGACGGTGTTACCACTAATCCATCTTTAATGGCTAAAGAAGGTATTACCGGCGACGATAACGTATTAGCTCATTACAAAGCTATTTGCGATTTAGTTGACGATAATGTAAGTGCTGAAGTAATCTCAACTGATTTTGAAGGTATGATTGCCGAAGGCGAGCGTTTAGCTGCTATCGACAAAAAGATCGTGGTTAAGGTTCCTATGATTGCTGACGGTGTTAAAGCCCTTAAGTATTTCTCTAAAAAAGGTATCCGCACTAACTGTACATTGGTATTTTCGGCTGGTCAGGCTTTATTAGCTGCTAAAGCTGGTGCTAGTTATGTTTCTCCTTTTGTTGGTCGTTTAGATGATATCTCAACTGATGGTTTACAATTGATCGAAGATATCCGTTTGATCTATGATAACTACGGTTACGAAACTGAAATCTTAGCAGCATCTGTGCGTCACCCAATGCACATCATCGAATGCGCTAAAATTGGTGCAGATGTTATGACTGGACCTCTTTCAGCTATCAAGGCGTTATTAAAACACCCATTAACTGATATCGGTTTACAACAATTCTTAGCTGACCACGCGAAAGCAGCTGCAGCTACTAAGTAATAATATTTCATCGCGCAAAGCCGCTAAGACGCAAAGTAGTTTTATAATGCGTTTTAGTGGCTTTGTCATTTGAAATGCACATCGCTATCTTGAGGAACGAAGGATCTGTTAGTTATTGAGTTGTGAAGTATACAGGTTAATACCCCTAACCCCTAAAGGGGAATCCATATCGCTTGAAAAAACCACTCTCTGCATTAGTCAGCATTATTAATTGACAGTTAAGCCTGACAAATGCTCAATCCCGCCTTGTACAGTTCGGCAGAGATAAATTTAAGTTCTTGCAGAAACTGGGGGAGAACTGTACGCAGCGGCGGCGTTTTTTGCTTACTTTTTTTCGCTGCAGAAAAAAAGTAAGTCTCGCGGAAAGCGACTAAGTGAAATAAAGCACGATTAAATACTAAAATGAGGCATTTCTGACACTACTGTGAATAGCTAACCTTTATCCTCTAGATGGGAACTTAGACGATCCTTAAATCTTTAGCGGCTTTGCGTGTATTAAAAATCACTGCGACTTCACCGTTATCAATCCTTTTTTCTCATAATAGCCCACCAGTAAATTCACAAACTCATTATAGCTGCGGATACCTTTAGGCTGATTATTGGACTTCAGAAACAAATCATAATACCATTCAAAATACGGTTCAATCGCATTTTCGTATTTTCTCCAAAACTGACGATACTCTTTTATGTCTGCCTTAACACCTCTGTTTAAACTCAGGTAATAATGCTTTCGCGCAAGCGTATCCATTCTTCCTAACTCCGACACCGTATACATAAATGCTTCCAGTTCAGCAGAGTACTTAAAGAACTTATCTTGTGTATTCAATGCGGTAATATATCCAACAAAGTTGGCTTCTTCCTCCGCCGAAATCCCACTCTGATGCGCCATCTCATGACAAATGGTAAAAGGCAAAGAAAATTTAGGTGGATCTGTGTTTACTTGCGACTCGCCTGAAAAAGGATTGTAATAACCCCCTATTCCGCCATAATTCATCAATAATTTGTAAAGCGAGGTCTTGGTTGATCGTATCTTAAAATTAAAATCAACAGATTTGTCGTATCCTACTGAAGCAATTTTATAAAGCGAGTCACTATGAATGGGATTCCTGTATTGCACTAAAGAATCATTGGTTAATTCCAAATGCGCAGTGTTTACCCGTTGGGTTAGAATAGCTGCAAGTCGCATTAATTGCTCCTTATCTGCACGCTCCGAATTTAACATCAACCGCTCTGAAAGTGGTTGACGGAAATAATTAAGCCCCCAGCAAAACTGAAAAACCAGGTATGCACAAAGAAAAATAATAGTGCCTTTTAATAAACCATTCAGGGCAAAGCTCCCTCTATTTTCTTTTGCTTTAACAATACCCCTAATGTATTGGAATATTCCAAGCAATATCAACAGAATCACGACAGCATACACCACGTCGCCTAAACTAAATGGCAACCATCCAGTTATCGATCGTTGCAAAATCGAAATCAGTTTATAAATACCATTTGCATATACATTCTCAATAAAAGAAGGCCAGTTAGCAAAAAAGCGAAAAAGGAAGATGACGAAAATTAATACAAGTAGTAGGTAGAGCTTTTTGCGAAGCTGTTTGTTCATAGAAGTAAGATTAAAGAAATTTCACGCAAAGCCGTAAAGTCGCCAAGGTATTATTTCTTTACGGCATTGCGTGTCATTTATTATTTTATTAAATGCATAACTTCAGCAATGGGTTGATCGCTATCGATAAGAATCCCGGTAACCCCAGCCTTCTCTCCTGCCTCAATATCGCGCTCACGGTCGCCGATAAAATATGATTTTGCCTTATCAATGTTAAATCGGGCAATAGCCTTTTCTAATAATAAAGACCCCGGTTTACGGCAAAAACAAGCACTATTATATTCAGGATGGTGATTGCAGTAATAGATTTCTTTGAATTCAACCCCATGTTCAGCATATTGTCGACGCATTTCACTATGCATACGCTGTAGTGTAGCTTCAGTATACCACCCTTTGGCTAATCCTCCCTGGTTGGTTACAACAATTAACAAATAACCACGGTCCTGAAGTTCTTTTAGCGGTTTAAAATTATGGGCTAATACCTGAAAATCTTCGAGTGTACACACATAATCACCTAATTCTTTATTCAAAACCCCATCTCGATCTAGAAAAACCGCTTTATTCATTTTACAATTACTTTTTATAAACTATTTTAAATCAATTAATTTCAGAACCGAACAGAAAGTTTATACGTATAAATATCAACCGGCACCTGTGAACTCTGAGATTACTCTTTATATTAGACACAAATATGATGATTAAAAACCTTTACTAATACTAAAACCCGTAATTAATAAAATCAATAACCTATTAGCTACTTTGTAAACATATAGTACATGCAAGATTCTACACCTCATTTCAAACCTTATGTTTCTCCCGACACCAGGATGGCTGAGTTTACCCTTAAGTCCGTTCTATTGGGAGGCTTTTTCGGAATTGTTTTTGGAGCAGCCAACGTTTACCTGGCTTTAAAAGCCGGATTAACTGTATCGGCCTCCATTCCTATCTCAGTAATGGCAATTTCTTTAGGCCGGAAGCTCTTCAAAACAACCATTTTAGAAAACAATATTATTCAAACAGCAGGTTCTGCCGGTGAATCCATTGCTTCAGGTGTTGCCTTTACATTGCCAGCCTTCCTCTTTTTATCGATTACGGAAACAGGTGGAAGTGTGGGAGCCGAATATTTCAACTACCTGACTATTTTTACATTAGCAGCAATGGGAGGTGTTTTAGGAACATTAATGATGATTCCGCTTCGCCGCTCATTAATAGTTAAGGAGCACGGAAACCTTCCTTATCCAGAAGGTACAGCCTGTGCATCCGTATTAATTGCAGGAGAAAAAGGCGGCGACTTTTCAAAAACCGCTTATCAGGGCTTAGGCTTTGCTATCATTTATGCCATTTTCCAAAAGATATTTAACCTGATTGCAGCAGTTCCTACTTTGGTAACCCAGCAAACAAACAAATATTTCCCATCAGCAACTGTTAACGGAGAAATTACGCCGGAATATTTAGGTGTTGGTTATATCATCGGCCCTCGAATAGCGGGTGTGTTGGTAGCCGGAGGTGTGTTGGCCTGGTTAGGATTAATTCCATTATTAGCAACATTGGTTCCTGGTGAAGTAATTGCTGCTCAATTAGTAAAACTAGGTTATTTAAAAGATGTAGCTGTAGCGGGTGGCGATTTAGGATGGAATCCTCTAACAAAAACCTTTGAAGACACAGCATCCGCTATTTACTTCGCTTATGTACGTCAGATTGGTGCAGGTGCGGTAGCGGTTGGGGGCTTAATGACGCTTATCAAAACAATTCCAACAATTGTCCGCTCATTTAAAGAAAGCATTGGGTCATTAAAGGATCGTCAGTCTGATGAAAGTGTTTTACGTACCGAACGTGACCTATCATTCAAAGTGGTAATAGTAGGTAGTATTGCCCTGGTGTTATTGATTTTGTTTATGCCACAAATTCCAAGCAGCACCTTAATTGGCAAATTACTGATCGGAATTTTGGTGGTGGTATTCGGTTTCTTCTTTGTTACTGTATCCAGCCGCATTGTGGGTTTAATCGGATCGAGCTCCAACCCTATTTCAGGTATGACGATCGCTACCTTAATGGGTACTTGTTTAATTTTTATCAGTGTTGGATGGACCGGAAAGTTATTTGAACCAATGGCCCTAGTTGTCGGTGCAATTATTTGTATTGCCGCAGCCAACGCCGGTGCTACCTCTCAGGATTTAAAAACTGGCTACATAATCGGTGCAACTCCTAAATATCAGCAATTAGCTTTATTTATTGGGGCTATTGTATCATCGGTTGTAATTGGAGCCACTATTAAAATGTTGGACACTCCTACTGAAGCTGCTATTCAGCAAGGTATCACCCATACAATTGGTACTAAAGCTTTCCCTGCTCCTCAGGGTACGTTAATGGCTACCTTAATTCGCGGTTTATTATCTTTTAACCTGGATTGGCAGTATGTTTTAGTAGGTGCATTTTTATCTATTACCATTGAGCTTTGCGGAGTAAATGCTCTTTCATTTGCTGTAGGAGCTTATTTACCGTTATCAACTACACTGCCGATTTTTGTCGGAGGAGCTATCAAAGGTGTTGTTGATCGCAAAATGAAAAAACAAAACCGCCATGAAGATGATGAACTTGGTAAAGGCAGTTTATTTGCTACTGGTTTGGTTG from Solitalea canadensis DSM 3403 encodes:
- the ygiD gene encoding 4,5-DOPA-extradiol-dioxygenase — translated: MESLKEWAKPFLADDNKDIMPTLFVGHGSPMNAIEENNYTRAWKTIGDAVERPKAILVVSAHWLTRGTFVTAMEKPRTIHDFGGFPRQLFETEYPAPGSPEFAQLTKQQITLANIELDHEWGLDHGTWSVLIKMFPKADIPVYQLSIDYTKPLSWHFELAKELAFLRSKGVLVMGSGNVVHNLRMVNFNEKGGYDWAIDFDERVKEYLLGDRLQELVNFEKLGKGALLSIPTTEHYIPLIYTMGLKQENENTSFPVEGMDLGSISMRSVMFS
- a CDS encoding RNA methyltransferase codes for the protein MRKLKLDELNRVSVEEFKEQEKLPIVIVLDNVRSMNNIGSIFRTSDAFALEGIYLCGISAQPPHREIEKTALGATQSVDWFYFESTQEAVKDLHEEGYEVLAIEQAENSMMLQNFRPEKDKKYALIFGNEVNGVDDEVMKMVDGCIEIPQFGTKHSFNIVVSMGIVGWDFYSKMKLY
- a CDS encoding YdeI/OmpD-associated family protein; the encoded protein is MSENILHSRLKIKVGQRLLVLNASADYLKQLQPLPENCILENEISDGLYDLVHLFAKTTAELNDLVKAVLNQLSNDTVFWISFPKKSSGFQSDLTMYTGWEVLDQSNYNGISMVSLDDNWSACRFKPRGTSKKTDLCNDSIQKQDKYSTYIDVENKVIKLLPEDLAKELKGNTTAENFFHTLSYTNRKEYLMWILTAKQDNTRTDRIQKTLAKLMAQKKNPTEK
- the fsa gene encoding fructose-6-phosphate aldolase, giving the protein MKFFIDTANLAQIKEAQDLGVLDGVTTNPSLMAKEGITGDDNVLAHYKAICDLVDDNVSAEVISTDFEGMIAEGERLAAIDKKIVVKVPMIADGVKALKYFSKKGIRTNCTLVFSAGQALLAAKAGASYVSPFVGRLDDISTDGLQLIEDIRLIYDNYGYETEILAASVRHPMHIIECAKIGADVMTGPLSAIKALLKHPLTDIGLQQFLADHAKAAAATK
- a CDS encoding DUF3810 domain-containing protein, which translates into the protein MNKQLRKKLYLLLVLIFVIFLFRFFANWPSFIENVYANGIYKLISILQRSITGWLPFSLGDVVYAVVILLILLGIFQYIRGIVKAKENRGSFALNGLLKGTIIFLCAYLVFQFCWGLNYFRQPLSERLMLNSERADKEQLMRLAAILTQRVNTAHLELTNDSLVQYRNPIHSDSLYKIASVGYDKSVDFNFKIRSTKTSLYKLLMNYGGIGGYYNPFSGESQVNTDPPKFSLPFTICHEMAHQSGISAEEEANFVGYITALNTQDKFFKYSAELEAFMYTVSELGRMDTLARKHYYLSLNRGVKADIKEYRQFWRKYENAIEPYFEWYYDLFLKSNNQPKGIRSYNEFVNLLVGYYEKKGLITVKSQ
- a CDS encoding D-glycero-alpha-D-manno-heptose-1,7-bisphosphate 7-phosphatase; this encodes MNKAVFLDRDGVLNKELGDYVCTLEDFQVLAHNFKPLKELQDRGYLLIVVTNQGGLAKGWYTEATLQRMHSEMRRQYAEHGVEFKEIYYCNHHPEYNSACFCRKPGSLLLEKAIARFNIDKAKSYFIGDRERDIEAGEKAGVTGILIDSDQPIAEVMHLIK
- a CDS encoding OPT family oligopeptide transporter, producing MQDSTPHFKPYVSPDTRMAEFTLKSVLLGGFFGIVFGAANVYLALKAGLTVSASIPISVMAISLGRKLFKTTILENNIIQTAGSAGESIASGVAFTLPAFLFLSITETGGSVGAEYFNYLTIFTLAAMGGVLGTLMMIPLRRSLIVKEHGNLPYPEGTACASVLIAGEKGGDFSKTAYQGLGFAIIYAIFQKIFNLIAAVPTLVTQQTNKYFPSATVNGEITPEYLGVGYIIGPRIAGVLVAGGVLAWLGLIPLLATLVPGEVIAAQLVKLGYLKDVAVAGGDLGWNPLTKTFEDTASAIYFAYVRQIGAGAVAVGGLMTLIKTIPTIVRSFKESIGSLKDRQSDESVLRTERDLSFKVVIVGSIALVLLILFMPQIPSSTLIGKLLIGILVVVFGFFFVTVSSRIVGLIGSSSNPISGMTIATLMGTCLIFISVGWTGKLFEPMALVVGAIICIAAANAGATSQDLKTGYIIGATPKYQQLALFIGAIVSSVVIGATIKMLDTPTEAAIQQGITHTIGTKAFPAPQGTLMATLIRGLLSFNLDWQYVLVGAFLSITIELCGVNALSFAVGAYLPLSTTLPIFVGGAIKGVVDRKMKKQNRHEDDELGKGSLFATGLVAGGAVAGVLIAFGQVLFEEQLKAISWQASLEKALGSGGYQLLGTALFAFMGFVLYRIAMKKE